The genomic stretch CTCTGCCGCATACTGAAACAGGACGGGCGCCATGTCGCGCCTTTTAAGGCGCAGAACATGGCGCTTAATTCCTTTGTTACCAAAGACGGGCGCGAGATGGGGCGGGCGCAGGCCGTACAAGCCGAAGCCGCCATGATTGAGCCGCGCGTGGAAATGAACCCGATTCTATTGAAACCATCAGGCAGCGCCAGCAGCCAGGTCATTGTTATGGGGCGCCCCGTCGGCACGATGAGCGCCGCCGCCTACCACAATGATTATGCGGCGCGGGCTTTCCGGTTTGTTCAAGAGGCGCTTTCCCTGCTGGCCGGCGAATATGAGGTTTTAGTGATTGAAGGCGCGGGCAGCCCGGCGGAGATAAACCTGAAGGCGAACGACATCGCGAACATGCGCGTGGCCAAATATTTGCGCGCCCCGGTGCTGATAGTCGCCGACATTGACCGGGGCGGCGCGATCGCTTCCTTGGTCGGGACGCTGGCGCTTTTGGACGAGGAAGAACGTTCTTTGGTAAAAGGTTTTATCATCAATAAATTTCGCGGCGATATAAATATTTTGCGGCCGGCGCTGGACTTTTTGCAGGACAAAACAGGCCTGCCGGTTTTGGGCGTGCTTGATTACATGGAAAAACTTGATATTGACGATGAGGATTCCGTGGCCCTGGACGGCAGGAAAAGCCAAGCCGGCGGCATACGGATAGCGGTGATCAGGCTGCCGCGGATCTCCAACTTTACCGATTTTGCCGTCCTGGAAGCGGAAGAAGACGTGCAGGTCGCCTATGTGCGGGATGCGGCAGAACTGGGCGCGCCTGATCTCATTGTCGTGCCGGGCAGCAAAAATAC from Acidaminococcales bacterium encodes the following:
- a CDS encoding cobyric acid synthase; the encoded protein is MTKYIMLQGTGSNVGKSVLTAALCRILKQDGRHVAPFKAQNMALNSFVTKDGREMGRAQAVQAEAAMIEPRVEMNPILLKPSGSASSQVIVMGRPVGTMSAAAYHNDYAARAFRFVQEALSLLAGEYEVLVIEGAGSPAEINLKANDIANMRVAKYLRAPVLIVADIDRGGAIASLVGTLALLDEEERSLVKGFIINKFRGDINILRPALDFLQDKTGLPVLGVLDYMEKLDIDDEDSVALDGRKSQAGGIRIAVIRLPRISNFTDFAVLEAEEDVQVAYVRDAAELGAPDLIVVPGSKNTTEDLLFLKKSGLESQIISLNKKGVPVIGICGGYQMLGEQLKDPEHTESEIGQLAGMALLPVITTFAADKVTRQVTACARGNNFLRMDFSADGLAGYEIHMGRSEYTKAAPSAFWLDRGEGETAADGAVRADGLVMGTYLHGLFDNDPFRHALIDKLRANKGLSAVQGRLSAAERKERAYGRLADAARARLDLERIYALMGLSE